The sequence CTGGTAGTGCTCCTTCGGCCAGAAGATGTTGTTCGCGAAGAACCCGTCGCCGTAGTAGGCGGCCTGCTCCGCGATCTCCGGGGTCCGGATGGAGCCGTGCCACACGAAGGGGGCGATGCCGTCGAGAGGTCGCGGCGTCGAGGTGAAGCCCTGCAGCGGGGTGCGGAACTTCCCTTCCCAGTCGACGACGTCCTCACGCCACAGCTTGTGCAGCAGCGCGTAGTTCTCGATCGCGAGCGGGAGACCCTGGCGGATGTCCTGCCCGAACCAGGGGTACACGGGTCCGGTGTTGCCGCGGCCGAGCATGAGGTCCATGCGCCCGTCGGACACGTGCTGCAGCATCGCGTACTCCTCGGCGATGCGCACGGGGTCGTTCGTGGTGATGAGCGTCGTCGAGGTCGAGACGATGAGGCGCTCGGTCTGCGCGGCCAGTGCCGCCAGGAAAGTGGTGGGGCTGGACGACCAGAAAGGCGGGTTGTGGTGCTCACCGATCGCGAAGACGTCGAGTCCGACCTCTTCGGCGTGCACGGCGATCGCCGTGGTCGCCTTGATGCGCTCCTGCTCGCTGGGGGTGATGCCCGTGGTGGAATCGCGGGTGATGTCGCTGACCGACATGATGCCGAACTGCATCGCCTGCGCGCCTGACTGCTCGCTCATGATTGCTCCGTGTTCTCCGAACCGGATGACTCGCACCCGTTTCTATTCATTTGAATGTATATGTGTCAACGCGCTCACAGCAACTTTATTCCCGGGCTGTAGCCTCGAAAGATGAGCAGTACCGGGGCGGACATCGCAGGGCCCACCACAGGATCTCTCCCGCGAAAGCGACGGCGCGTGCCGTTCTGGGACAACGCGCGGTACATCTGCATCGTCCTCGTCGTGCTCGGGCATGCGATCCAGCGACTCATCTACGACTCGGACATCGCTTTCGCCTTCTACCTGGCGCTGTACGCGTTCCACATGCCGGCGTTCGCGATCATCTCCGGCTACTTCTCCAAGTCGGGCACTCCCACCAAGACGCAGATGGCGCGAGTGATCACCGACATCATCCTCCCCTACGTGATCTTCGAGACGCTGTGGACCCTCACCAAGTGGCTCGTCGAGGGTGAGGCGACACCGAACTTCACGAAGCCGAGCTGGACCCTGTGGTTCCTGCTCGCGCTCGGAATCTTCCGACTGGTGCTCCCCTATCTCGCGCTGCTCCGCTGGCCGCTGCTGTGGACCGTCGTGATCTCGATCGGCTCCGGCTACCTCCCCAACGTCGACAGCACGTTCTCGCTGTCCCGCACTCTCGGGCTCCTGCCGTTCTTCGCGCTCGGCTGGTGGCTGCGCGAGCACGACATCGTCGATCGGCTCCGACTGCTCGACTTCCGCCCCTGGTGGATCCGGGTGGCGGCAGTGGCGGTCTTCGCGGGGGTCGGCTGGGCCGCCTGGAACTGGCTGCCGCTCTGGCAGGCCGTGGATCTGCGCCACTGGCTGTTCTACGAGGACTCCTACTCCGACCTGGTCGGCGAGCAGTGGTGGGCCGGTGCGATCCGTATCGCCCTGATGCTGCTGGCGGTCTTGCTGTGCGCCGCCTTCTTCGCCCTGATCCCGCGCGGTTCGTACTGGTGGACCACGTTCGGCCAGTACACGATGTATGTTTACCTCCTCCACTCGTTCGTGCTCTACCCGTTCCGCGAGACCGGCGTGCTGCGCGACCTCGAGCCCACATGGATCTGGTTGCCGCTGGTGACGGCGCTCTCCGTGGTCGTCGCGCTGCTCCTGGCCACCAAACCCGTGCGTCGGGTGTTCCGACCCCTGGTCGAGCCGCGTCCGCGCTGGCTCTTCACCGACCCGGCCCTCACGTCACGCGAAGGACGTCGAAACGATCCGACCGGATCCCGACGACCGCGGACCGACCCGCGATGACCGTCGCCGAGGCCGTCCGCGACCGCATCGTCGAGGCGGTCGCGGCTGCGGGCTTCGACGCGCACGGACTCCACGTCCGAATCGGAGCCGATGAGGCGGAGCACCGCTGGACGCCCGATGTGCGCGAGGACGTGCACTCGGTCGCCAAGGGCGTGTGCGTGCTCGCGGCCGCGATCGCCGCCGATGAGGGCGCGATCTCCTTCGATATGCCCGTGACCGTCTACCTGCCCGACTTCGAGCTCGGCGAGGGCGTCGAACAGGTCACCCTGCGTCATCTGCTCACGATGTCGAGCGGCATCGACCTTCCCTGGTCCGAGACGCTCATGACGGACTGGCCGGACCTCGCCCGCGAGTTCCTGCGTCGGCCATCGCGCGGACGCGTGTTCCAGTACTCGAACGCCAGCACCTACACCGCCATGACGGCGCTCTCCGCGCGGGTCGGCGATGTGGGCGACTACCTGGATGCCCGACTCTTCCGCGCGCTCGGCATCGATGATGTGGAGTGGGCGCGCAGCCCGAACGGACGCATCGAAGCGGGTGGCGGACTTGCGCTGCGAACGATCGAGATGGCGCGGATCGGTCTGCTGATCCGCGACCGCGGACGGTGGCAGGGCATGCAGCTGGCGTCGTCGGGATGGATCGACGCCATGCACGAGAACGGGGTCGTCGCCGGCCCGAACCCCGGCTACGACCGCTACGCCCTCGCCGGCTGGGGTGGCCCCGGCCGCGGATGGCGGCTGCACGGCGCGCACGGCCAGCTGCTGATCTTCCTCGACGACGCGGTCGTGACCATCACCGCTGCCGATCACTTCGGTGCGGACGAGATGGCTGCCACGGTGGTCGACATCCTCGAGACCGCCCGACGCGTGGTCTGAGCCCGCTCAGGCGAACAGCTGCGCGCCCACGTAGGACCCCGGGGTCGCACCCCTCGGCACGGCCCAGATCCCCGAGCCGACGTGGCGGATGTATTCGTTCATCAGGTCGGTCGACAGCCGCCGCTGCAGCGAGATGAACTGCGCGGGGTCACGCTGATACGACAGGAAGAAGAGTCCGGCGTCGAGGCGTCCGAGCTCGTTGTTGCCGTCGACGTAGTTATAGCCGCGACGCAGGATCCGCACACCGTCGTTCTGCTCGGGATGCGCCAGGCTCACGTGGCTGTTGGCGTCGATGGCCTTGCCGTGGAAGTCGGGCGCCGTGAACTCGTCCCCTCCCGAGAGGGGCGCGCCCTCCCCCTTGTCCCGGCCGATGATCGCATCCTGCTCCGACAACCGCACACGGTCCCACGTCTCGATCAGCATCGCGATCTTGCGCGCGACGAGGTACGAGCCTCCGGCGAGCCAGGCGGGCTCGTCCTGCTCGGACACCCAGACGTGGTCCGCGAGCGCCTCGGTGTCGTCGGCGAGGATGTTGGCGGTGCCGTCCTTGAAGCCGAAGAGGTTCCGGGGCGTCGCCTGCGCGGCGGTCGTGCGCGACGTCTTGCCGAATCCCAGCTGCGACCAGCGCAGGCGGGCGCGGCCGAAGGCGATGCGGCTGAGGTTGCGGATCGCGTGCACCGCGACCTGCGGGTCATCGGCGCAGGCCTGGATGCAGAGATCTCCGTGGGACGCCTGCGGGTCGAGATCGTCGCCGAGGAACGCCGGGAGGCGTTCGAGGCCGGCCGGGCGCTGCGCGGCGATGCCGTAGCGGTCGCCGTCTTCGTTCTCGAAGAGGCCGGGTCCGAACCCGAAGGTGATCGTGAGGCCGGCCGCGGGGAGCCCCAATGCCTCGCCGGTGTCATCCGGCGGTGCCTCCGCCGGTCCGCCGACCGCTCCGCTCGCGCTGACCTCCAGCCCCTGCGACATGCGGGACGCGGCGTATGACCAGTCCTGCAAAAGGGAGATCAGGTCATCGCGGTCGCTGCGTGGCATCATGTCGAAGCTCGCGAAGTGCAGATGATCCTGCACCGGTGTGGTGATGCCCGCCTGGTGCGCACCGAAGAACTCGTAGGCGGAATGCGCGTCCTCCGCTGCGCGCGCACGTCCCAGCGCCACACCCCCGGCGAGGCCCGCGCCGGCGCCGACCGCAAGCCCTGCCACGCCACCGCCGATGGCGAGGCCGAGGAGTCCGCGTCTGCTCAGCCCGCCCGGAGCGGAGACGTCACCCGTCGATGAGGTTTCGGGCGAGGCCCCCGCTTCTGGTTCGTTCACGTCCGTGATGGTATCCGTTCGATTCCGCTCGACGCTGATCAGTCGAGGACGGTGCTGGTGAGCTGCGAGAGCGGCTCGGCCAGCGCGTTGATCAGGTCGGTGAACTCGCGCTTGTCGTCCTCGGTCAGCTGTGCGTAGGCGACGAAGCCGTCGGACAGCGAACCGTGGGCGGCGAGGGACTCCTCGAGGGTTGCGTAGCCGCCCTCGATCTCGTCGACGAGGGCCTCACCGTCGTCGCCCTGAGCCGCAGCGAAGTCCTGCACGAGGGAGAACGCCATCTTCGAGCCTTCGACGTTCGCCGCGAAGTCGTAGAGGTCCGTGCCCGACCACCAGTCCTCCTCGCCCGAGATCTTTCCGGTGGCGACCTCGTCGAGCAGCGCGATGGAGCCGTTCGAGATGCCTCCGATGCCCTGATCGTCGAGAGCCGTCGTGAAGTCGTCGGAGTGCACGTAGTCGTAGAGCTCCTGCACGTCGGCGAGCAGCAGGTCGCCGAAGTCGGCCCGCTCTGC is a genomic window of Microbacterium maritypicum containing:
- a CDS encoding acyltransferase family protein, giving the protein MSSTGADIAGPTTGSLPRKRRRVPFWDNARYICIVLVVLGHAIQRLIYDSDIAFAFYLALYAFHMPAFAIISGYFSKSGTPTKTQMARVITDIILPYVIFETLWTLTKWLVEGEATPNFTKPSWTLWFLLALGIFRLVLPYLALLRWPLLWTVVISIGSGYLPNVDSTFSLSRTLGLLPFFALGWWLREHDIVDRLRLLDFRPWWIRVAAVAVFAGVGWAAWNWLPLWQAVDLRHWLFYEDSYSDLVGEQWWAGAIRIALMLLAVLLCAAFFALIPRGSYWWTTFGQYTMYVYLLHSFVLYPFRETGVLRDLEPTWIWLPLVTALSVVVALLLATKPVRRVFRPLVEPRPRWLFTDPALTSREGRRNDPTGSRRPRTDPR
- a CDS encoding LLM class flavin-dependent oxidoreductase gives rise to the protein MSEQSGAQAMQFGIMSVSDITRDSTTGITPSEQERIKATTAIAVHAEEVGLDVFAIGEHHNPPFWSSSPTTFLAALAAQTERLIVSTSTTLITTNDPVRIAEEYAMLQHVSDGRMDLMLGRGNTGPVYPWFGQDIRQGLPLAIENYALLHKLWREDVVDWEGKFRTPLQGFTSTPRPLDGIAPFVWHGSIRTPEIAEQAAYYGDGFFANNIFWPKEHYQRLIELYRQRFEHYGHGTREQAIVGLGGQVFMAAKSQDAVNQFRPYFDNAPVYGHGPSMEDFTEMTPLTVGSPQQVIDRYAGMREHYGDYQRQLFLIDHAGLPLKTVLEQLDILGSEVVPVLRKELAKDRPSSVPDAPTHAARVAAEFGDGPTRQARPGANRGDNLTGDSPYQDSPAPAGAAFGLGRKEA
- a CDS encoding serine hydrolase domain-containing protein, which codes for MTVAEAVRDRIVEAVAAAGFDAHGLHVRIGADEAEHRWTPDVREDVHSVAKGVCVLAAAIAADEGAISFDMPVTVYLPDFELGEGVEQVTLRHLLTMSSGIDLPWSETLMTDWPDLAREFLRRPSRGRVFQYSNASTYTAMTALSARVGDVGDYLDARLFRALGIDDVEWARSPNGRIEAGGGLALRTIEMARIGLLIRDRGRWQGMQLASSGWIDAMHENGVVAGPNPGYDRYALAGWGGPGRGWRLHGAHGQLLIFLDDAVVTITAADHFGADEMAATVVDILETARRVV
- the efeB gene encoding iron uptake transporter deferrochelatase/peroxidase subunit, translated to MNEPEAGASPETSSTGDVSAPGGLSRRGLLGLAIGGGVAGLAVGAGAGLAGGVALGRARAAEDAHSAYEFFGAHQAGITTPVQDHLHFASFDMMPRSDRDDLISLLQDWSYAASRMSQGLEVSASGAVGGPAEAPPDDTGEALGLPAAGLTITFGFGPGLFENEDGDRYGIAAQRPAGLERLPAFLGDDLDPQASHGDLCIQACADDPQVAVHAIRNLSRIAFGRARLRWSQLGFGKTSRTTAAQATPRNLFGFKDGTANILADDTEALADHVWVSEQDEPAWLAGGSYLVARKIAMLIETWDRVRLSEQDAIIGRDKGEGAPLSGGDEFTAPDFHGKAIDANSHVSLAHPEQNDGVRILRRGYNYVDGNNELGRLDAGLFFLSYQRDPAQFISLQRRLSTDLMNEYIRHVGSGIWAVPRGATPGSYVGAQLFA